TACATattcaagtgtttttttttggcccaaattttttttttccggtacAACTATGTACAAATGTAAGAAGGATGTATTGACGTCGACGGATGGTGGGAGGTGAGAGTATTTAAAAGAGAACAAGCAGTGACTGATAGGCTATAGAAATGAGAGTGAAAAACGTGAGAGAATAAGAAAACGAGTGCTCAATTTCTAATGAGTAATGAAATGGACAAAGAGGAGACTGAAGACTGGTCCCTAATTATTTTCAAGTGGGCTTCAACATTAAGACGACAACATTTTGTTGATACTATATATAGAAAatgttttttcttcaaaactttCGGGCGGGCTTGAACCCTCCCCATCAACTATGTGGATCCGCCGGTGGAAATAAAACTAAtaaactatatatatttattagaACGGAAATTTTCTACATATGGAGGAGACATAAATCTTATTCAAATATTACACCGAATCGAATATGATAGCTAGGCTACTAGCAAGAAAGTTATCTAGACGTACGTAGCAGTCACGTAATGAGAAATCCATTATAGTAACATGCACGTAATGAAACCATCGTGGATCAACTCTCCCTTCGTACACCATTTATTCCGCAAAAGAAATTGAGCATGCTATCGATATAATCACCCATTTATTCATAAACCTAGCTCCCACTTGATGCTGCAACAGAATCACAGAAGTAATAAGCAAAACTAACATGCATGAATGTACAATTTATATATGTAAGAGATTCATTTAtcgtttttgaattttgatataCCTTTTTGCAGTCGGAGGAAGGGTTAATCTTCGACGGACTTAGCCTAGAATCCCGCAAATGCGGGGAAGCCCTGATGCACGTCTGGAAAAAGTACCGGTGAATGCGTCAGTTATCAATTTCTCCAAACACTTAGCAATGTCCTGGAGAGTGGCCAGATCTTTGTCGTAGATGGTCTTAATCCCGTTGCAGCATACCGCCATGGGAGTCCCACCTTCCTCGAGGTAGGGAATGCATGGCTTCAGATCATCGACTAATTTAGGGCATTGTAAGAATGCTTTTGCGCCACCCAAAAACAGAGCCGCCATGAACAACACCACTACGCAAACCACCTTAACTACTCCAGAGCTTGCCATTGG
Above is a genomic segment from Rosa chinensis cultivar Old Blush chromosome 3, RchiOBHm-V2, whole genome shotgun sequence containing:
- the LOC112194057 gene encoding non-specific lipid-transfer protein 3, which gives rise to MASSGVVKVVCVVVLFMAALFLGGAKAFLQCPKLVDDLKPCIPYLEEGGTPMAVCCNGIKTIYDKDLATLQDIAKCLEKLITDAFTGTFSRRASGLPRICGILG